In Candida orthopsilosis Co 90-125, chromosome 4 draft sequence, a single genomic region encodes these proteins:
- a CDS encoding Ca2+/H+ antiporter, giving the protein MSTPIAGASSKPNTQRTFSDDQRDPGSSAVSLAGSTSRNRSTSVQRRKSKPTLKKQGSVSHPKLIFSVDDDINEQADENGDRPHGEEQDNKIKNDKDYLEGYNDALRAFHQRKSSKSPMRSYQDISERTPLRTPDELADIESVIARDLQEAEQNIRRLKATDPKRFGSVDKLDFIENHQGNEDGEDNEDADENGSIHSNSSTESLNLKDRQNAINETHPFGIKIWKPSLYKKKRSVATRADEDIHDFDPRRPTSSRIFWGVRLTNMIWSLTAGLLIYVACLIGAIFVFVFSGFAINPGSRLYVRAFLRLGRYWLYPFGKFVLLNKDKNYMDEDQLEGRTLNEFHQWRLQEEGRLFFAPPRRYTGSAEESAPLMKDHKGRPLRDAYNSLATDNEPNEQRQNGEADDNEESNDIKVRFFGRGDWTAGRIAFYLYFYLIVQPISYFFGFLSWLIVFTIPMANITSTLNDHVRRHPLALDFEMEKEYYKRREKDPSLKKKKQVILLCTYRCCGWHYYKYTMDGTNIFFINLLFMVLFVIVDFYFLKESLRWDSFLTDSNTIFCLCLFSIIPLAYFIGQAVASISAQSSMGVGAVINAFFSTIVEIFLYCVALNQSKGKLVEGSMIGSILGGVLLLPGLSMCGGALKRKTQRYNPRSAGVSSTMLLFAMVTMFAPSLFYQIYGSYEIKCSGCDEGKGLDDCTKCRFTQPSFTLDPLYYKVVKPFSLIVAIALFAAYVCGLFFTLRTHASLIWATNSHEAMKKEEQQRTPSVANVAALDQSKPQSSQQRLSIAPSRNLDRRSVESIVSASEADVTKEGKEDSEEGGGHDAPNWSKKKSTIILLGATVLYAIIAEILVDNVDSILSDFPIDPKFLGLTIFALVPNTTEFLNAISFAIGGNVALSMEIGSAYALQVVLIQIPCLVVYSVLKNFINVEQIFSLVFPRWDIIATLISIYLFTYIYAEGKSNYFKGVILILIYLVVMIGFWFNGIIDGLDDGLGDYSVLRGL; this is encoded by the coding sequence ATGTCTACACCTATTGCTGGGGCGCTGCTGAAGCCAAATACACAGAGAACATTTAGTGATGACCAACGTGATCCTGGCTCGTCTGCTGTGCTGCTTGCTGGAAGTACTTCTAGGAATAGGTCAACAAGTGTACAAAGAAGGAAGTCGAAACCAACTTTAAAAAAGCAAGGCAGCGTCAGCCATCCCaaattgatattttcaGTTGATGACGATATCAACGAACAAGCAGATGAGAACGGAGATAGACCCCATGGAGAAGAGCAGGACAACAAGATTAAAAACGACAAGGACTATCTTGAAGGATATAATGATGCATTGAGAGCGTTccaccaaagaaaaagcAGCAAGAGTCCAATGAGACTGTACCAAGATATTTCAGAAAGAACACCATTGCGAACACCTGATGAGTTGGCAGATATTGAGTCCGTTATTGCAAGAGACTTGCAAGAGGCAGAGCAAAATATCAGGAGGTTGAAAGCAACAGACCCAAAGCGGTTTGGAAGTGTGGATAAGCTAGACTTTATAGAAAATCACCAAGGCAATGAAGATGGCGAAGACAATGAAGATGCAGACGAAAACGGgtcaattcattcaaactCGTCTACAGaatctttgaatttaaaaGATCGACAAAACGCCATCAATGAAACCCACCCTTTTGGTATCAAGATCTGGAAGCCTTCTTTgtacaagaagaaaagatcGGTTGCTACTAGAGCAGATGAAGATATTCACGATTTCGATCCACGACGTCCAACCTCTTCAAGAATTTTCTGGGGAGTAAGACTAACTAATATGATATGGAGTTTAACAGCTGGTTTGTTGATCTATGTGGCGTGCTTAATTGGAGCaatctttgtctttgtatTTTCTGGTTTTGCCATAAATCCGGGCCTGCGATTGTATGTGAGAGCATTTTTAAGATTGGGGAGATATTGGCTATACCCCTTTGGGAAGTTTGTTCTTTTGAACAAGGATAAAAATTACATGGACGAGGATCAATTGGAGGGCAGAACCCTAAACGAGTTTCACCAATGGCGATTGCAGGAAGAAGGACGGCTCTTTTTTGCACCTCCTCGACGCTACACTGGCTCAGCGGAGGAGTCGGCCCCATTGATGAAAGATCACAAGGGAAGACCTTTGAGGGATGCGTACAACTCTTTAGCAACAGACAATGAGCCGAATGAGCAACGGCAAAATGGGGAGGCAGACgataatgaagaaagtAACGATATCAAGGTGAGATTCTTTGGACGAGGAGACTGGACAGCAGGAAGAATTGCGTTTTATTTGTACTTTTACCTCATTGTGCAACCTATTTCCTACTTTTTTGGTTTCCTAAGTTGGTTGATTGTCTTTACCATCCCCATGGCAAACATCACCTCGACATTGAACGATCACGTTAGACGTCACCCATTAGCTTtagattttgaaatggaaaaggagtattacaaaagaagagaaaaggACCCgtctttgaagaaaaagaagcaggtgattttgttgtgtaCTTATAGATGCTGTGGTTGGCACTACTATAAATACACCATGGATGGTACAAACATCTTTTTTATTAATTTGCTTTTCATGGTTTTGTTTGTCATCGTCGATTTCTATTTTTTGAAGGAGTCGTTGCGTTGGGACTCGTTCTTGACGGACTCAAACACCATTTTCTGCTTGTGTTTATTCTCGATTATTCCTTTGGCATACTTTATTGGTCAAGCAGTAGCGTCAATTTCTGCACAGTCTTCTATGGGTGTTGGTGCTGTCATTAATGCgtttttttcaacaattgtcgAGATTTTCCTTTACTGTGTAGCTTTGAATCAATCCAAAGGTAAATTGGTGGAGGGTTCTATGATTGGATCAATACTTGGTGGTGTCTTACTACTCCCAGGGTTGTCCATGTGTGGAGGAGCATTGAAACGAAAGACACAGAGATACAATCCGCGATCTGCTGgtgtttcttcaacaatgttgcTATTCGCAATGGTTACCATGTTTGCTCCATCGTTGTTTTACCAGATCTATGGCTCTTATGAGATCAAATGCAGTGGATGTGACGAAGGTAAGGGGCTTGATGACTGCACTAAATGTCGATTTACCCAACCATCATTCACATTGGATCCTTTGTATTATAAAGTTGTTAAACCATTTTCACTAATTGTTGCGATTGCTTTGTTTGCAGCATATGTTTGTGGGTTGTTTTTTACCTTGAGGACACATGCTTCGTTGATTTGGGCAACAAACTCACATGAGGCGATGAAGAAAGAGGAACAACAAAGAACTCCAAGCGTTGCAAATGTGGCTGCCTTGGACCAAAGCAAGCCACAGCTGTCCCAACAAAGATTGTCAATAGCGCCATCCCGCAATTTGGACAGACGATCCGTTGAAAGTATAGTCTCTGCATCAGAAGCAGATGTAACCAAGGAAGGAAAGGAGGACTCAGAAGAAGGTGGGGGTCATGATGCTCCTAATTGgtcaaaaaagaaatcaacaataatcTTGCTAGGGGCTACTGTTTTATATGCCATAATCGCTgaaattcttgttgataatgtGGATTCCATCCTTTCTGATTTCCCAATCGATCCAAAATTCTTGGGATTAACAATATTCGCATTAGTTCCAAATACAACCGAGTTTTTGAACGCCATTTCTTTTGCCATTGGTGGTAATGTTGCATTGTCAATGGAGATTGGTAGTGCTTACGCATTGCAAGTTGTTTTGATACAAATTCCTTGCCTCGTGGTTTATTCtgttttgaagaattttaTCAATGTCGAGCAAATATTTTCCCTAGTGTTTCCACGGTGGGATATCATTGCCAcattaatttcaatttatttattcaCATACATCTATGCTGAAGGGAAGTCAAACTACTTTAAAGGTGTTATattaattttgatttatctTGTCGTAATGATTGGATTTTGGTTCAATGGTATCATCGACGGATTGGATGATGGTTTGGGCGATTATCTGGTGTTGCGAGGTCTTTGA
- a CDS encoding Dfm1 protein (S. cerevisiae homolog DFM1 has role endoplasmic reticulum unfolded protein response and localizes to endoplasmic reticulum), which yields MTNPLIDNIKSIPPVTRFFTISTVLACLGVTTFSAFPSLYINSYALLKEYMIVRAVIRRGSYFVIFKVVATEVLGWYRFVTSFLIPPGIMSTNRVNALFDTYFFYTFSNHLEAHEGKFKGNFPDYLWFIILCGSCIQVFNLALEAITGNYSEATYFPHENLLACLTYVWSRSLKNARINLLGLVPIKAYYLPLGNLVVKLILGGPVALIDTLVGIISGYLYLCVQSNTMPIYNLVPGAYGTPKKKRNDEGRRVGMTYVDNTSRFGGFQADYIDDSIYDKGYLKAPQWLYSLLSYPKNTSVRTTAFTPAVGSSFGSPSFSRNQSQREGTPTGSTTGYSWFGGSETAFKGKGHRLGD from the coding sequence ATGACCAACCCATTGATAGATAATATAAAAAGCATTCCTCCAGTGACTCGTTTCTTTACCATATCTACCGTGTTGGCGTGTTTGGGAGTCACTACATTCTCAGCTTTTCCTTCGTTGTACATCAATAGTTATGCATTATTGAAGGAGTATATGATTGTGCGGGCAGTGATTCGACGCGGGCTGTactttgtcattttcaaagttgttgCAACAGAAGTTCTAGGATGGTATAGATTTGTTACGtcatttttgattccaCCAGGTATTATGTCTACAAACAGAGTCAATGCATTATTTGATACTTATTTCTTCTACACCTTTTCCAATCACTTGGAGGCACATGAGGGCAAGTTCAAGGGTAATTTTCCAGACTACTTGTGGTTCATTATCTTGTGCGGGTCTTGTATACAAGTGTTTAATCTAGCGTTGGAGGCTATAACTGGCAACTACAGTGAAGCAACGTATTTCCCACATGAAAACTTGTTGGCCTGTTTGACATACGTTTGGTCAAGGAGTTTGAAGAATGCAAGGATCAACTTATTGGGATTAGTTCCCATCAAGGCTTATTATTTGCCCTTGGGTAATTTGGTTGTGAAGCTTATTCTTGGAGGACCGGTAGCACTCATTGATACTTTAGTGGGAATTATAAGTGGCTACTTGTACCTTTGTGTTCAGCTGAATACCATGCCCATTTACAACTTGGTACCAGGAGCATATGGAACTcccaaaaagaagagaaatgATGAAGGCAGAAGGGTTGGAATGACTTATGTGGATAATACATCTCGTTTTGGTGGGTTTCAGGCTGATTATATTGATGATAGCATATACGACAAAGGTTACTTGAAGGCTCCTCAATGGTTGTACAGTCTTTTGTCATACCCTAAAAATACATCTGTAAGGACAACCGCGTTTACTCCGGCTGTTGGTTCTTCTTTTGGATCACCATCATTCTCAAGAAACCAATCTCAAAGAGAAGGCACTCCGACTGGTAGTACTACGGGATATTCCTGGTTTGGGGGAAGTGAAACAGCATTCAAAGGAAAGGGCCATAGATTGGGTGATTAG
- a CDS encoding Smd1 protein (S. cerevisiae homolog SMD1 has mRNA binding, has role in nuclear mRNA splicing, via and localizes to U1 snRNP, U4/U6 x U5 tri-snRNP complex, U2-type prespliceosome, U5 snRNP, commitment complex), protein MKLVRFLMNIPNSTNQPVTVELKNGNIINGTLLSCTPSMNLNLKNVKLQQKYQDPILLQYINVRGNQIRQILLPEDLNIDSVLEKSQTKIKGQGAGPSAKPVKRGGLRGRGRGRGR, encoded by the coding sequence atgaaattggtaCGATTTTTGATGAACATACCCAACTCAACTAACCAACCAGTTACagttgaattgaagaatgggAACATAATAAATGGGACGCTTTTGTCATGTACGCCGCTGATGAATCTAAACTTAAAGAATGTTAAACTACAACAAAAGTATCAAGATCCAATCTTGCTACAATATATTAATGTTAGAGGAAATCAGATAAGACAGATTTTGCTACCTGAAGATTTAAACATTGACAGTGTGTTAGAGAAATCTCAAACGAAGATAAAGGGCCAAGGGGCCGGTCCAAGTGCAAAACCAGTCAAACGAGGAGGATTAAGAGGAAGAGGACGGGGAAGAGGGCGTTAG
- a CDS encoding Mrpl25 protein (S. cerevisiae homolog MRPL25 is structural constituent of mitochondrial large ribosomal subunit): MCSYQLKCKICTKFFFLFFSFSTRIEVYGNTSSTNDNMSITAKEAFAKIPQKLHNFFIKYPPRPFSEYKNGPSITSDPKRNPFFPNKNTETGRWHSSLYSRRRSADLFKLAKKFGIQDLLPPTPRKFHEDKYVNKKWMQGMVQPAGRADQAELEEKFKKREEAIKNMDKIIAKARPGYKKLLKKRQERKPTWF, encoded by the coding sequence ATGTGTAGCTACCAATtgaaatgcaaaatttgtaccaaatttttttttttatttttttcattttcgaCTCGAATTGAAGTATACGGTAACACCTCATCCACTAACGACAATATGTCCATCACAGCTAAGGAAGCATTCGCAAAGATTCCTCAGAAGCTACATAACTTCTTTATCAAGTACCCACCAAGACCATTTTCTGAATATAAAAACGGACCATCGATAACATCTGATCCAAAGAGAAATCCCTTTTTCCCTAATAAGAATACTGAGACAGGAAGATGGCACAGCTCGCTTTACTCACGTCGAAGATCTGCtgatttgttcaaattggcTAAAAAGTTTGGCATACAGGATCTTTTGCCTCCGACTCCAAGGAAGTTCCACGAAGATAAATATGTCAACAAGAAATGGATGCAAGGTATGGTTCAACCAGCTGGCAGAGCTGACCAAGCAGAATTGGAAGAGAAATTTAAGAAGAGAGAAGAAGCAATTAAGAACATGGACAAGATTATTGCCAAGGCAAGACCAGGGtacaagaaattgttgaaaaagagacAAGAAAGAAAACCTACATGGTTTTAA
- a CDS encoding Xyl2 D-xylulose reductase → MSDTQHGNPSLVLNKVDDLSFENLSVPQITEPTDVIVEVKKTGICGSDIHYYAHGKIGQFVLRKPMIMGHESSGVVSKVGSDVKHLKVGDRVAIEPGVPSRYSDAYKSGKYELCPCMSFAATPPTNPEDENAQGTLCKYYRAPADFLYKLPESVSLELGAMVEPLSVGVHAIKLINLSFGENVVVFGAGPVGLLAASSAKVYGAQNVMIVDIFDDKLKLAQEIGAATHVFNSKTGDYKDLIKAFGGVRPDVILECSGAAACIKLAVQVVADGGRIAQIGNAGGDVPFPIIEFATREITLFGSFRYGYGDYATAIKILEKNYSRGKDHILVDFEKLITNRFPFDEAIKAYDTVREGKGTVKCIIDGPK, encoded by the coding sequence ATGTCAGATACTCAACACGGTAACCCATCCTTGGTTCTTAACAAGGTCGACGATTtgtcttttgaaaacttgtcAGTTCCGCAAATCACAGAACCAACTGATGTTATAGTCGAAGTCAAAAAGACTGGTATTTGCGGGTCCGATATCCACTACTATGCACATGGTAAGATTGGTCAATTTGTGTTGAGAAAACCAATGATTATGGGTCATGAATCCTCAGGTGTGGTTAGCAAAGTCGGATCAGATGTCAAACATTTGAAGGTGGGAGATAGAGTTGCAATCGAGCCAGGTGTGCCGTCAAGATACAGTGACGCATACAAGTCAGGTAAATATGAGTTGTGCCCTTGTATGAGCTTTGCCGCCACTCCACCAACAAACCCAGAGGATGAAAATGCTCAGGGAACTTTATGTAAGTACTACAGAGCACCCGCTGATTTTCTTTACAAATTGCCCGAAAGTGTTAGTTTAGAATTGGGTGCCATGGTTGAACCATTGAGTGTTGGTGTACATGCCATCAAACTAATTAATTTGTCCTTTGGAGAAAATGTGGTTGTTTTTGGTGCTGGTCCTGTTGGATTGTTAGCCGCTTCTTCGGCTAAGGTTTATGGAGCACAAAATGTCATGATTGTCGATATCTTCgatgataaattgaaattggcgCAAGAGATTGGCGCCGCCACACAcgttttcaattcaaagaCAGGTGACTACAAAGATTTAATCAAGGCATTTGGAGGTGTTAGACCTGATGTTATTTTGGAGTGTAGTGGAGCTGCTGCTTGCATCAAATTGGCTGTTCAGGTTGTCGCTGATGGAGGAAGAATTGCCCAAATTGGTAATGCTGGTGGCGATGTACCTTTCccaatcattgaatttgcCACTAGAGAAATTACCTTATTTGGCAGTTTCAGATACGGTTATGGTGACTATGCAACTGCAATCaagattttggaaaaaaacTATAGCCGTGGAAAAGACCATATTTTAGttgactttgaaaaattgattacAAATAGATTCCCATTTGATGAGGCTATTAAGGCTTATGACACAGTaagagaaggaaaaggTACAGTAAAGTGTATAATTGATGGACCTAAATAG
- a CDS encoding subunit of the mitochondrial F1F0 ATP synthase — MFRQSFRQVAKQSISAVRRTYATEAAPSSDALKLSLALPFQTLYADSEVEQVNLPSVNGDLGILANHIPIVEQLRPGLLEIISKGGETEQYFVSGGIAMVQPGNKLTISAIEAFKPDQIDASAVKNLIADAQKRAESGDETVAAEANIELEVLEALQHVAN, encoded by the coding sequence ATGTTTAGACAATCTTTTCGTCAAGTTGCCAAGCAATCTATATCTGCTGTTAGAAGAACCTATGCTACCGAAGCTGCACCATCATCAGATGCCTTGAAATTGTCATTGGCTTTACCATTTCAAACTTTATACGCTGATTCAGAGGTTGAACAAGTAAACTTGCCATCAGTCAATGGTGATTTGGGTATATTGGCCAACCAcattccaattgttgagcaATTGAGACCAGGTTTGTTGGAAATTATCTCCAAAGGTGGTGAAACTGAACAATACTTTGTCAGTGGAGGTATTGCCATGGTACAACCAGGAAACAAGTTGACCATAAGTGCAATCGAAGCATTTAAACcagatcaaattgatgctTCTGCTGTTAAGAACTTGATTGCAGATGCGCAAAAAAGAGCTGAATCTGGTGACGAAACTGTTGCTGCTGAAGCTAACATTGAGTTAGAGGTTTTAGAAGCCTTGCAACATGTTGCTAATTAG
- a CDS encoding Cta26 transcriptional activator yields the protein MSANLQTKLENSLNEVLKTAGFIFEVINSNKKQSTLIMGPNNQLIQPAIIKQLTNHINEFDSILDETIFKFNDAKWCIDTMIENKQKQEEMKIKEELERQKREAEAKRLKEEMEAKKRAEEEAAAKAKLEAEARSKAEAEAKAQAEKEAVEIERQRKEELEKKEREEAVERERKEAEEKTRQEQQQQLQSSNQASEQFQNFDDLMDFNMDDLGQSDDRANMDDQNDFLSSMNYDNLNMNMPLEDTSKVDNSVFDDFNIDDLDTGNQEPDKVENNTNSNVDIGNKDESQSKPLEKGDDMDLDMNNLLGNDESILDGLNMSLLEGGFDGSDDGNNANNAQLGDEFDVDNFLNQFGN from the coding sequence ATGTCGGCTAACCTACAGACCAAACTTGAAAACTCCCTCAATGAAGTACTCAAAACGGCAGGATTCATATTTGAAGTTATAAACAGCAACAAAAAGCAGAGTACTTTGATAATGGGTCCCAATAATCAACTAATACAACCAGcaatcatcaaacaactAACTAACCACattaatgaatttgattcaatacTTGACGAAACCATTTTCAAGTTTAATGACGCAAAGTGGTGTATTGATACAATGATAGagaacaaacaaaaacaggAGGAGATGAAGATAAAAGAAGAGCTCGAAAGGCAGAAACGAGAGGCCGAGGCCAAGAGGTTAAAGGAGGAAATGGaagcaaagaaaagagCAGAAGAGGAGGCTGcagcaaaagcaaaactAGAAGCTGAAGCTAGATCAAAAGCAGAGGCAGAAGCAAAAGCACAGGCTGAGAAGGAGGCGGTCGAAATAGAACGACAAAGGAAAGAGgagttggaaaagaaagaacGAGAAGAGGCGGTAGAGAGAGAAAGGAAAGAAGCAGAAGAGAAAACTAGACAAgagcagcagcagcaattGCAATCCCTGAACCAAGCGCtggaacaatttcaaaactttgaCGATTTGATGGACTTTAATATGGATGATCTTGGCCAAAGTGATGACAGGGCCAACATGGACGATCAAAATGACTTTTTATCTTCCATGAATTATGATAACTTGAACATGAATATGCCCTTAGAAGATACCAGTAAAGTCGATAATAGtgtgtttgatgattttaaCATTGACGACCTAGATACCGGTAATCAAGAGCCGGACAAAGTGGAAAATAATACTAATTCCAATGTGGATATAGGTAACAAAGATGAATCACAGAGTAAGCCACTAGAGAAAGGGGATGACATGGATTTGGACATGAACAATCTACTAGGAAATGACGAACTGATCTTAGATGGCTTAAATATGAGTTTACTAGAGGGCGGATTTGATGGTAGTGATGATGGAAATAACGCCAACAACGCACAATTAGGTGATGAGTTTGACgttgacaattttttgaatcaatttggtaATTAG
- a CDS encoding Mcd1 protein (protein similar to S. cerevisiae Mcd1p), whose translation MLSTSLISNNGPLGDIWLAANYDKKLTKHQLLNTNIVKSAKYISNRTRRHDNLTDDASSPTNMDAITLRLSGQLLLGVTKIYSRKTKYLLDDINDVLYKLRAVFRMSSGVQLGPDGISAKVNLPPQQTTIADLDTITLKDQVTGFDLLWQENLQLEEKPINRMDTIFNNDNDNSRFDTSTGSIEYGRFENMNGTGVDEDEDINLDFDLNLDDGGDSFAGSIELGRNASNVGDDTHTSVLGDLHKSNNIFELDLGQPLQNIDDFDVDFDAGYISSSSIVNNEEPPAELQQALLQTRANQRQRRTRITDDGEMVVVNKKLVVDSEDHLQISLDTLRDYQQTALTQKDSGQLSSTRMSNNDKLLLIQQMSLPVASKKRKLWDFSADLHFRIPSEKDDSEDEGEHSNSGDDSDNSIDNSMDDISMSDSESEKEISSKSRKVSEEEEDNDEEESVDESFGADGVENVAKSTKQAADELQDLFRLDTSVKFEDFVEADTIADRPLGLKNKKYVNSKREASRCFFELLVLATNDCINLHQETSDLNIPRTIKITSRDSLFSYV comes from the coding sequence ATGCTCAGCACTTCATTAATATCAAATAACGGACCTTTAGGTGACATCTGGCTTGCAGCAAATTACGACAAGAAACTAACCAAACATCAGCTTCTCAACACAAATATTGTCAAATCAGCAAAATATATCAGCAATCGTACACGTCGGCATGACAACCTAACAGACGATGCCAGTTCACCAACTAACATGGATGCCATTACCTTGCGTTTATCTGGCCAGTTGCTATTGGGTGTAACAAAAATATATTCACGGAAAACAAAATACTTGCTAGATGATATCAATGATGTTTTATACAAACTCAGAGCTGTATTTAGGATGTCTAGTGGTGTCCAGCTAGGTCCTGATGGAATTTCCGCCAAAGTCAATTTGCCGCCACAACAAACTACAATTGCCGATTTGGATACAATTACCTTGAAGGATCAAGTTACCGGATTTGACTTGTTATGGCAAGAGAATTTGCAACTTGAGGAAAAGCCTATCAATCGTATGGACACAATATTTAACAACGACAATGACAATCTGAGATTCGATACATCTACAGGATCTATTGAATATGGTAGGTTCGAAAATATGAATGGTactggtgttgatgaagatgaagatatcAATTTAGATTTCGATTTAAATTTGGACGACGGAGGGGATAGCTTTGCAGGCTCAATTGAGCTTGGGAGGAACGCATCAAACGTGGGAGATGATACACACACTTCAGTTTTGGGGGACCTTCACAAATCTAACAAcatatttgaattggatttggGACAACCATTGCaaaacattgatgattttgatgtcGACTTTGATGCTGGCTACATCTCATCGTCAAGTATTGTTAACAATGAGGAGCCGCCAGCCGAACTTCAACAAGCTTTATTGCAAACAAGAGCAAATCAAAGACAAAGGAGAACCAGAATAACCGATGATGGGGAAATGGTGGTTGTAAATAAAAAGTTGGTGGTGGATTCCGAGGATCACTTGCAGATATCACTCGACACTTTAAGAGATTATCAACAAACCGCATTAACGCAAAAGGACTCTGGACAATTGAGCAGCACAAGAATGTCaaacaatgacaaattGCTATTAATTCAACAGATGTCCCTTCCAGTAGCATCAAAGAAGCGGAAATTATGGGACTTTAGTGCCGACTTACATTTTAGAATACCGCTGGAGAAAGACGACAGTGAAGATGAAGGCGAGCACAGCAATTCGGGTGACGATAGTGATAATAGTATTGACAATTCCATGGATGATATCAGCATGTCTGATAGCGAAAGCGAAAAggaaatttcttcaaagtcACGCAAGGTcagtgaagaagaagaagataatGACGAGGAAGAGTCAGTAGATGAGTCATTTGGTGCTGACGGAGTGGAGAATGTTGCCAAGAGTACAAAACAAGCCGCAGATGAGCTACAAGACTTGTTCAGATTGGACACAAGCGTGAAGTTTGAGGACTTCGTAGAAGCGGATACAATTGCAGATAGACCATTGGGattgaagaacaagaaatATGTAAATTCGAAAAGAGAAGCATCGAGATGtttttttgaattattGGTTCTTGCAACTAATGACTGTATCAATTTGCACCAAGAAACGTCGGACTTGAACATTCCAAGAACAATCAAAATCACATCCAGAGATAGTTTATTTAGTTATGTGTAA
- a CDS encoding Sld5 GINS complex subunit: protein MDIDDILKEFEESSTKRFQASTSNICQDLMTASMNERMAPELLPYKSSLMNSILTHISNQQQYLLDSHEYGEMNSANGVISSDFKLQLMIIETDVERLSYVVRLYLRTRLSKINKFTIFYINKSNKDDEGEALLSAEEKEYIHQYYSLLTSLYNNCFLKKLPQILTYLDDNSGGQNMIVAPDIDQFVFVKCISETSILLHLEDDELELVKNGVYVVKYSLIKRYLDIGDLILI from the coding sequence ATGGACATTGACGATATCTTAAAGGAGTTCGAAGAGTCATCTACAAAGAGATTTCAAGCTTCTACTTCCAATATTTGCCAAGATCTCATGACTGCCTCCATGAATGAAAGAATGGCACCCGAGCTTCTACCTTACAAATCATctttgatgaattcaatattgacgcatatttcaaatcaacaacagtatTTACTAGACAGTCACGAGTACGGGGAGATGAATAGTGCAAATGGAGTTATATCAAGcgatttcaaattacaatTAATGATTATCGAAACAGATGTCGAGCGGTTAAGCTACGTTGTTCGATTATACTTGCGAACTAGGCTATCAAAGATCAACAAGTTTACTATTTTTTACATTAACAAGTCCAACAAAGACGATGAAGGAGAAGCTTTGCTATCAGCCGAGGAAAAGGAGTATATTCATCAGTACTACCTGTTGTTGACCCTGTTGTATAACAATTGCTTTCTCAAAAAATTACCACAAATTCTAACCTATTTGGATGACAACAGTGGAGGGCAGAATATGATTGTTGCTCCTGATATCGACCAGTTTGTATTTGTCAAATGTATTTCTGAAACACTGATACTACTCCACTTAGAGGACGATGAGTTGGAGTTGGTTAAAAATGGAGTCTATGTCGTCAAATATAGCTTGATTAAACGATATCTAGACATTGGTGACTTAATACTCATCTAG